The following is a genomic window from Actinomadura rubteroloni.
GCGCCAGCCCCTCGACCACGGCGGTCTTCCCGACGCCGGGCTCGCCGATGAGCACCGGGTTGTTCTTCGTCCGCCGCGACAGCACCTGGACGACCCGGCGGATCTCCGAGTCCCGTCCGATGACCGGGTCCAGGCCGCCCTCGCGGGCCTGCGCCGTCAGGTCGACGCCGTACTTCTCCAGTGACTGATAGGTGTCCTCGGGGTTCTCACTCGTCACCCGCTGGTGACCGCGCACCTTGCCGAACGCCTCCAGCAGCGCCTGCGGCGTCGCCCCGGCGTCCTTCAGCAGGTCCGCGACGGGCCCGCCGTCGGCGGCGAGCCCGACCAGCAGGTGCTCGGTCGAGACGTACTCGTCCTGCAACTCCTCCGCGCGGTGCTGCGCGGTGGCCAGCACCCGCTGGAGCTGGCCCGAGACGCGCGGCTCGGGCACCGTCGACCCGCTGGCCTTCGGCTGCCGCGCCAGCAGTTCCTCGGCCCGCCGCCGCACGGCCGCCGGGTCCGCCCCGACCGCCTCCAGCAGCGGGACGGTCGTCCCCTCCGGCTGGACCAGCAGCCCCGCCAGCAGATGCGCGGGCAGGATCTCGGGGTGCCCCTCGGCGGCCGCGCGCCGGATCGCCACCGACATCGCCTCACGGCTCTTCAACGTCAGCTTGTTGTCCATGTCCCTTCCCCGTCCTACTCGCGCCCGCGCTCATGCCACAGGACGACCCGCGTCCGGTGGATCGGCACCAGATCGCCGCCGCCCGACGACGTCCCGGCCCCGCCCTGCCGCGCCTGCTGCGCCAGCCGCGCCGCCACCGCCCGCGTCGACTCCAGCTCGCCCGCGAGCTGGTTCAGCGACGCGTGCGCCCGCTCCAGCTCGTCCCGGAGCCGGACGTTCTCCCGCTGCAATTCGAGGATGTGCTTGATCCCGGCGAGGTTGATGCCCTCCTCCTGGGACAGCCGCTGGATCTCGCGCAACATCACGATGTCGCGCATCGAGTACCGGCGGCCCCGCCCGGTCGTCCGGCCGGGCGAGACCAGGCCCATCCGGTCGTAGGTGCGGAGCGTCTGCGGATGCAGCCCGGACAGCTCCGCCGCCACGGAGATCACGTAGACCGGCGTGTCGTCTCCGAACGGGTCCCTGGTCACCGCGTCACCTCACTCCTTGGCCCGCGCGGCCAGCTCGCCGCGCAGCTCCTCGCCCTCGCCCGCCGCGCGCAGCCGCTCCAGCGCCTCGCGCGTCGTCTCGTCCACCTTCTGCGGCACGTGGACGTCCACCGTGACCAGCAGATCGCCCTTGGTGCCGTCGCGGCGGGGGGCGCCGCGCCCCTTCACCCGGAGCGTCCGGCCGTTCGGCGTGCCCTCCGGCAGCCGCAGCGTCACCGGCTGCCCCTGGAACGTCGGGACGCGGATCTCCGCGCCGAGCGCCGCCTCCGGGTACGTCACCGGGACGGTCAGCGTCAGGTTGTCGCCCGCGCGGCCGAACACCGCGTGCGGCGCCACCTTCACGTTCACGTACAGATCGCCCGCCGGGCCGCCGTTCTCGCCCGGGGCGCCCTTGCCCTTCAACCGGATCCGCTGGCCGTCGGCGACGCCCGCCGGGATCCGCGCCTGGATCGTCCGCGTGCCGGTCGCCCGGCCGCTGCCGTGGCAGGTGACGCACGGGTCGTCCACGACGAGCCCGCGCCCGTGGCACAGGTGGCACGGCTCCTGCACGCCGAAGCTGCCGAGGTTGCGGGTCTCCTGCCCGGTGCCCTCGCAGTTCGGGCACACGCGCGGGACGGTCCCCGCCTTGGCGCCCGTGCCCCGGCACGTCGGGCACGCCTTCTCGCTCGTCAGCTTGATCGGGACGGTCACGCCGTTGATCGCCCGGTCGAACGTCAGCGCAACGTCGGTCTCCACGTCCGCGCCGCGCCGCGCCCGGCGGGCGCCCGCCCGCGTGCCGCCGCCGCCCCGGTTGAACAGCCCGCCGAACAGGTCGCCGAACCGGTCCCCGGCGCCCGCGCCGCCGGCCCCGCCGCCGCCCTGCTGGCCGAAGAGGTCCCCGAAGTCGAACCCGAAGCCGCCCTGCTGGCCGCCGCGCGGCATCGCGCGCACCGCGTCGTACTCCTTACGGCGCTTCTCGTCCGACAGGACGTCGTAGGCCTCGGAGACCTCCTTGAAGCGCTCCTCGGCGTCGGCGTCACCGCGGTTGGCGTCCGGGTGGAACTGCCGGGCCAGCTTGCGGTACGACTTCTTGATCTCTTCCTGGGAGGCCGTCTTCGCGACACCGAGGACCTTGTAGTAGTCCTTCTCCAAATAGTCCCTGGTGCTCACGCCGCCCCGCTCTCTGCTCTCGCCACTGCACGCCCGCCGGGCCGGACGGTCCCGTCGCCGGGACCGTCCGGAGCCGGATCACTCGTCGTCGTCCTCGGAGGCCGCCCCGGCGGGCTCGGCCTCCGGCTCGACGACCGCGACCCGCGCGGGGCGCAGGATCCGGTCGCCGATGCGGTATCCGGGTTCGAGGACGGTCTGCACGCTCGTCTCGGTCGCGTCCGCCGAGTACGAGTGCAGCAGCGCCTCGTGGACGTTCGGGTCGAACGGCTCGCCGACCTCCCCGAACTTCTCCAGGCCGAGCTTGGCGACCGTGGCCTCCAGGCCCTCGCCCACCGACTTGAACCCGCCGGTCAGCTCGTTGTGCTGCCGGGCGCGGCCCACGTCGTCCAGGATCGGGAGCAGCTCGGCGAGGACGTTCCCCACCGCGACCTGGCGGAGCGCGGTCTTGTCGCGCTCGACCCGCTTGCGGTAGTTCGCGTACTCCGCCTGGAGCCGCTGGAGGTCGGCGGTCCGCTCGTCGAGCTGGGCCTTCAGCTCGGCGGCCTCGGTGTTCTCCGGCTCCTTCTCCGCCGGCTCCGGAGCCGGGGCGGCCGCGCGGACCTTGCCGGTCTCGGGGTCGATGCGCCGCCGGTCGCGGATCACCGGGCCGTCGTGCTCCTCACCCGTGTCGGGAGCGGTCACGACGCACCGCCCTTGGGCTTGTCGTCGTCCACGATCTCGGCGTCGACGACCTCGTCGTCCTGCGCCTCGGCCGTCGGGCCCTCGTCCGCCGCCGCAGCGCCCTCGGGGTTCTGCGCGTACAGCGCCGCGCCCATCTTCTGGCTGACCTGGCCGAGCTTGTCGGTCGCGGCCTTGATGGCGTCGACGTCGGTGCCGTCCAGGGCCTGGCGGACCTCGGCGACCGCGGCCTCGACCTCGGTCTTGAGGTCGCCCGCGACCTTGTCCTCGTTGTCCTTGAGGAACTTCTCCGTCGAGTAGGCGAGGGTGTCGGCCTGGTTGCGGGCCTCGGCCTCCTCCTTGCGGCGGCGGTCCTCCTCGGCGTACTGCTCGGCCTCGCGGACCATCTTGTCGATGTCGTCCTTCGGCAGCGCCGAGCCGCCGGTGATCGTCATCGACTGCTCCCGGCCGGTGCCCTGGTCCTTCGCGCTGACGTTCACGATGCCGTTGGCGTCGATGTCGAAGGTGACCTCGATCTGCGGGACGCCGCGCGGCGCCGGCGGCAGGCCGGTGAGCTGGAACGTGCCGAGCTTCTTGTTCTGCGCCGCCATCGGACGCTCGCCCTGGTAGACCTGGATCTCCACGGACGGCTGGTTGTCGTCGGCGGTGCTGAACACCTCCGACCGCTTGGTCGGGATCGTGGTGTTCCGCTCGATGATCTTGGTGAAGACGCCGCCCTTGGTCTCGATGCCGAGGCTGAGCGGGGTGACGTCCAGGAGCAGGACGTCCTTCACCTCGCCCTTCAGGACGCCCGCCTGGAGCGCCGCGCCGATGGCGACGACCTCGTCGGGGTTGACGCCCTTGTTGGGCTCCTTGCCGGTCAGCTCCTTCACCAGCTCGGACACGGCGGGCATACGGGTCGAACCGCCGACCAGGACGACCTGGTCGATCTGCGACATCGTGACGCCGCCGTCCTTGAGGACCTGGTTCAGCGGAGCCTTCGTCCGCTCCAGCAGGTCCGCGGTGAGGCGCTGGAACTCGGCGCGCGTCAGCTTCTCGTCCAGGTGCAGCGGGCCCTCGGCGGACGCCGTGATGTAGGGCAGGTTGACCTGGGTCTCCGAGGAGCTGGACAGCTCGATCTTCGCCCGCTCGGCCGCGTCGCGCAGCCGCTGGAGCGCCATCTTGTCCTTGGCGAGGTCGACGCCGGTCTCTTTCTTGAACCGGCCCGCGAGCCACTCGACGACCTTGTCGTCCCAGTCGTCGCCGCCGAGGTGGTTGTCGCCGCTGGTGGCCTTCACCTCGACCACGCCGTCGCCGACCTCCAGCAGGGACACGTCGAACGTGCCGCCGCCGAGGTCGAAGACGAGGATCGTCGCCTCGTTCTCCTTCTCCAGGTGGTACGCCAGCGCCGCCGAGGTCGGCTCGTTGATGATGCGCAGGACGTTCAGCCCCGCGATCGTCCCGGCCTCCTTGGTGGCCTGGCGCTGGTGGTCGGAGAAGTACGCGGGCACCGTGATGACCGCGTCGGTCACCGGCTCGCCCAGGTAGGACTCGGCGTCGCGCTTGAGCTTCTGCAGCACGAACGCGCTGATCTGCTGCGGCGTGAAGTCCTTGCCGTCGATGGACTGCTTCCAGTCCGTGCCGATCTCGCGCTTGACCGACCGGATGGTCCGGTCCACGTTCGTCACCGCCTGGCGCTTGGCCGGGGCGCCGACGATGGCCTCGCCCTCCTTCTTGCCGAAGGCGACGACGGACGGGGTCGTCCGGTCGCCCTCGGAGTTGGCGATGACGGTGGGCTCGCCGCCCTCCAGGACCGCGACGACCGAGTTGGTCGTCCCGAGGTCGATGCCGACCGCACGTGCCATGTCTTCGTCCTCCGTGTCACTGAGTCGCGGGCCTTGCCGCCCCGCTCGCGTCCCCCGCGCTGCGGCGGCCCGCCTTCGTCTGCTGCTGTCCAGAATGCCGCGCCGGGCGCTCTGCTGTCAAATGAGTTGAGCCTGAGCGACTCAACTTTGCTGACGTCTTCATTAACAGGACGCTTGAGCCGTCTATTCCGGTTCCCCTCTGCCCGAACTTCCGCCCTCCGAACGAGCGCCCCTCCGCCTCCCGGACGACCCGGACATGACGAAGCACGCCGACCCGTGGATCGGCGTGCTTCGGGAGAACGGTCAGGCCAGGTCGGACGGGGTGGTGCCGGGGTCGGTGAGGGGCAGGTTCAGGGCGGCGCGTTCGGTCAGCCAGCGGCTCGGGCGGTAGCGCGGGTCGCCGGTGCGGGTCAGCAGGCCGGTGAGGACGGCGTGGATCCGCGCCGCGCCCTCCGTGTCGCCCCACTCCAGGGGGCCGCGCGGGTAGCCGAGTCCGAGGCGGACGGCAGCGTCGATGTCGGCCGGGGTCGCCAGGCGCTGGCCGGCGATCTCGGCCGCCACGTTGACGATGGACGCGAGCAGCCTTGCCGCTATGGGGGCGGGGGCGTCGCGGACGACGGTGACGGGCCGTCCGGTCGCGGCCAGTGCCGCCCAGGCCGCGCGGCCCGCCGCCGGGTCCACGCCGGGGTGGACGGCCAGGGTGAGCCGGGTGAAGAAGCCGCCGAACGGGTCCACGCCCAGGGTGCGTTCGGCGGGAAGGTCGGCTTCCAGCGCGACGTCCAGCGCGGCGCGGTCCTCGGGGGCGACGAGCACGACGGCCTCGGCGGACGGCGTTTCGCCTGTCTCGACGGTGACGTTCGCCGTGCCGAGCAGGGCTGCGAGCTTTTCGCGCGTTCCGGGCGTCGTGTCGTGGATCCAGACCGGGCGCGGCGCGGCGTCCGGGGTGGTTTCGGGCGGTTCTTCCTTCGTGCCGCCCGGGTAGCGGTAGAAGCCTTCGCCGGTCTTGCGTCCGAGCAGGCCCGCTTCGTAGCGCTGCCGTGTGATCCGGGACGGACGCAGCCTCGGCTCACCGTGGAAGCCCGTCCAGATCGTCTCCAGGACGGGGTGCGACACGTCCAGCCCGGTCAGGTCAATCAGCTCGAACGGCCCCATCCTGAGGCCGAGGACGTCCCGGGCGATCCGGTCGACGTCCACCGGTTCCGCCACGGCCTCGGCGAGGATCTGGAGCGCCTCGGTGGCGAGCCCCCGGCCCGCGTGGTTGACGAGGAAGCCCGGGGTGTCGGGCGCGATCACCGGCGTGTGGCCGAGGCGCCGGACGAGCGCGGCGAACCCGTCCGGGATCCAGCCGGCGGTGCGCGCCCCCGGAACCACCTCGACGACCTTCATCAGCGGCACCGGGTTGAAGAAGTGGAGGCCGGCCAGCCGGGACGGATCCACCAGCGCTGCACCGATCGCCGTCACGGACAGGGAACTGGTGTTCGTGGCGAAGACCGTCTCTTCGGGCGCGTACTTCTCCAACTCGGCGAACAGCTCGCGCTTGACGGCCAGGTCCTCCCGGACGGCCTCCACCACGAGGTCGCAGCCCGCCAGCGGCGTCAGCGGATCGCCCACGGGACGCAGCCGGGCACGCGCGGCGTCCGCTTCGTCGGCGGTCATCCGGCCCTTCGCGGCGAGGCGCGCGAACATCGCGCCCACCTGCTCGACGGCCGTCGCGACCGCCTCGGGACGCGCGTCGGCCAGTTCGACCGTCACGCCGCCCGCCGCCGCCCACTGCGCGATGCCGCGTCCCATCGCGCCGGTACCGATCACGCGGACCACCCGCACCCGCTCCGCCCAGTCGGTCATGGCCGCCTCCCTCGCCGTCCCTTCGGCGGACGGTACCCGAGGCGGAGCCGCGCATCCCTAGGCGGGCGGCGTCCAGGACGGGTCGCGGCCCGACAGCGCGACGAGCCGGTCCAAACCGGGGGCGTCCGGCGGGACGGGCACGGGAGCGCCGAACACGCCGAGCGCGCGGAACTCGTCCGGCAGGGACTCCAGCAGGCCGATGCAGGCGGTGACGTCGGCGGCGTCGGCGGTGTAGGGGAGCCGGACGGCCCGCGCGAGGTCCCAGCCGTGCAGGACCAGCTCGTTCAGCGTGTGCGTCCCGGCGAACGCGGCGGGGACCTCGCGTCCGGCGAGGGACGTGACGCCCTCCCACGCCGCCGGGTCCGCCCACGCCTCGGCGAGGATCTTCAGCCGGGCGGGGACGCCGCCGCGCCAGTCGGACCGCAGGCCCGTCCCGGACGGGTCGGGGCGCGGTCGTTTCCCGGCCGTCGCCGTCAGCCGCAACGCCAGCGTGTCGAAGTGCTCGATGAGCCCGGCGACGGACAGGCCCGCGCAGGGCGTCGGGGCGGTGAGCAGGGCGTCGGGCACTTCGGCGAGCAGCGTCGCGGCGCGGGCGGCGGCGGTGTCGAGGGTCATGGGGGCTCCCTCCGGACGGATGGACGGACGAGACCGGTCTACCCGCGTGCGGAAGATCATCCCCGAAAATGTCGGTGGCGTCTGCGAGAGTGACGACATGGAAGCAGAACGTGAAGTCATGCAGGTGGCGGCCCCGTGTTGTCACTGTCTGACAAGGGCCGGTTCCGGTTCGTATCCGCAGGTGAGGGGGTGATTGCGGGCATGGAACGCGTCGCTATATAAAGCGGGCTCACGTAGGTCGCGTTCCGTGTCGGGCCGGAGCCTGGGGCGACACATAAGCTACTGGCGAGTAGTATCCAGGGACCCGGATGAAGTCCAGTCTGTCCGCGAGCCCTACGCTGACAGCCAACGCCCGTACCGCAGGAGGACGGAACAGTGTTCTGGGTCACATTGATAATCGGGATCGTCGGTGCGGCGGTCACGCTGGCGCTCGCCGGGCGCCGGGTCCTGTTCCTCTGGAAGCTGTTCAAGAGCGGTCAGCCCGACCCCGAGCGCGTCCTCCAGGTCAAGCGCGACCCGAAGGCCGACATCGAGGGCCAGGTCGTCGAGGTCATGGGCCAGCGCAAGCTGCTCAAGTGGACCATCGCCGGAATGGCGCACTTCGCGGTCATGTGGGCGTTCATCCTGCTGGCGACCGTCTACCTCGAAGCGGCCGTCGCGCTGCTGTTCGGGCTGGACGCCAAGATCCCCGGGCTGCAGACCTGGGCGCCGATCGGGTTCGTCCAGGACACGATCGCGCTCGCCTGCACCCTCGGCCTGGTCGTCTTCGCGATCATCCGGATCAAGAACTCGCCGAAGAAGCTGGACCGCAAGTCCCGGTTCAAGGGCTCGCACACCGGCGGCGCGTGGGTCATCCTCTTCATGATCTTCAACGTCGTCTGGACGATGTTCTTCTTCCGCGGCGTCGAGTGGGCCAACGGCAACCTCGACTACGGCAAGGGCGCGTACTTCTCCTGGCTCGTCGGGCAGCCCTTCAAGGGCACGAGCCACGACACGCTGGAAGTCCTGGAGTCGATCGGCCTGCTCCTGCACATCGGCGTCGCGCTGGTCTTCCTCGTCATCGTCGTCAACTCCAAGCACCTGCACATCTTCATCGCGCCGCTGAACGTCATGTTCAAGCGCCGTCCCGACGGCCTCGGCCCGGCGCAGCCGATGATGAGCAAGGGCAAGCCCCTCGACTTCGAGGAGGCCGACCCCGACGAGGACACCTTCGGCCGCGGCAAGATCGAGGACTTCACCTGGAAGGGCTACCTCGACATGGCGACCTGCACCGAGTGCGGTCGCTGCCAGTCCCAGTGCCCCGCGTGGAACACCGGCAAGCCGCTGTCGCCGAAGATGGTCATCCTCGAACTCCGCGACCACGCCTTCGCCAAGGCCCCGTACCTGCTCGCCTCCGAGGAGGAGCGCGAGAAGTTCACCGACGAGCAGAAGACCGCCATGCAGGTGGACAAAGAGCTCGTCGGCGAGGACGGCGTCATCCACCCGGACGTCCTGTGGTCCTGCACCAACTGCGGCGCCTGCGTCGAGCAGTGCCCGGTCGACATCGAACACATCGACCACATCCTCGACATGCGCCGCTTCCAGGTGATGATCGAGTCCTCGTTCCCCAGCGAGGCCGGCGTCATGCTGAAGAACCTGGAGAACAAGGGCAACCCGTGGGGCATGTCCGAGATGAAGCGCCTCGAATGGATCGAGGAGCTGGACTTCGAGGTCGAGGTCGTCGACGAGAAGCTCCCCGAGGACACCGAGTACCTCTTCTGGGTCGGCTGCGCCGGCGCCCTGGAGGACCGCGCGAAGAAGACCACCAAGGCCGTCGCGGAGCTGCTGCACATCGCGGGCGTCAAGTTCGCCGTGCTCGGCCCGATGGAGGCGTGCACCGGTGACCCGGCCCGCCGCCTCGGCATGGAGTTCGTCTTCCAGATGCTCGGCCAGCAGAACGTCGAGACGCTGAACGAGGCGGGCGCCAAGAAGATCGTCGCGACCTGCCCGCACTGCTTCAACACGCTCGCCAACGAGTACCCGCAGATCGGCGGGAACTACGAGGTCGTCCACCACACCCAGTTGCTCGCGCACCTGGTCGAGGAGGGCAAGCTCACCCCGGTCACGCCGATCGAGGAGAACATCACCTACCACGACCCCTGCTTCCTCGGCCGGCACAACAAGGTCTACAAGCAGCCGCGCGACATCATGGCGACCGTCCCGGGCGTCAAGACGCAGGAGATGCACCGCCACAAGGACCGCGGCTTCTGCTGCGGCGCGGGCGGCGCGCGGATGTGGATGGAAGAGCGCATCGGCAAGCGCATCAACACCGAGCGCGTGGACGAGGCGCTGGAGACCAACCCCGACACCGTCTCGACCGCCTGCCCGTTCTGCCTCGTGATGCTCGGCGACGCCATCAACGAGAAGAAGAACGAGGGTCTGGCGAAGGAGTCGCTGGAGGTCGTGGACGTGTCCCAGCTCCTCATCCGCTCGATCAAGGGCGAGAAGGAGCCGGCCGCGGCCGAGTGACCTGCCTGACGGCCCCGGTTCCGCACGCGGAACCGGGGCCGTCTTTATTTCAGGGGCGCACGGGGCCGGAGCCGGCGTGGGCGGCGACTGCGGCGATCTCGTCCAGGTCGGCGGGGGCCAGGGTCAGCGCGGACGCGCCGATCCAGCCGTCCACCTGCGCGGGACGGCGTGCGCCGACGATCGCGCCGGTGATCCCGGGCCACGCCAGCACCCACGCGAGGGCGACCTCCGTGACGGACGCGCCGTGCCGGGCCGCGACGGGACGCAGCGCGTCCGCCACCCGCAGGTTCGCGGCCAGGCCGGACGTGAAGTCCGGGTGTGTCGCGCGCCAGTCGTCGGCGGGCAGCGCGGCGACCCGGTCCGCGGAGAACGTCCCGGTGAGCAGCCCGGACACCAGCGGCGAGTAGGCGATCACCCCGGTGCCGTGCGCCCGCGCCCACGCGACCTCGTCGGCGGCGGACCGGCGGACGGCCGAGAACGGCGGCTGGATCGCGTCCACGTGCGCGATGCGCTCCGCCGCGTCCAACTGCTCGACGGAGTGGTTCGACAGGCCGATCGCGCGGACCTTGCCCTCGGCCTTCAGATCGGCCATGACTTGCCAGTACTCCTCCAGCGGCGTCGCGTCCGGGCCGATGTCGCCGGACGCGGAGCCGACCGTCCCGAGCGGCGTCCCGGTGTCCGGCCAGTGGACCTGGTAGAGGTCGATGCGCTCCACGCCGAGCCGCCGCAGCGAGTCCTCCAGCTCCCGGCGGACGCTCGCCGGCTTCATGCAGCGAAGCGGCGGGGCCAGCGGGTCGGCGGCGTCCCAGACGAGCCCGACCTTCGTGAACAGGAGCGGCCGGTCGGCCTCGGGCAGGCCCGCGACGGCCTTCCCGACGATCTCCTCGGAGTGGCCGAGCCCGTAGACGGCGGCCGTGTCGATCCAGTTCACCCCCGACTCGACCGCGTGCCGGATCGTCGCGACGGACTCGGCGTCGTCGGTGGCGCCCCACCCGAACCCCCAGCCCGTCCCCGCGACCGCCCACGAGCCGAAGCCGAGACGGCTGACGGTCATGCCGGTCGTTCCCAGTTGTGCAGTGCTGACCACGGAATCTCCCTTGCCGGAACGGACCCCCTCAGCGTGCTCCGCGCGGGACCACCCGGCCCAGTGGCGGCCCGTGCCTGGGCACCGCGCGACCACCTCGGCGATACTGGCCGCATGGCACTGGACAGACGGACGGAACTCGGCGCGTTCCTCCGGTCCCGCCGCGCGCGGCTCCGTCCGGACGACCTCGGTCTCCCCGGGCACGGCGGGCGCCGCCGCGTCCCGGGCCTGCGGCGCGAGGAACTCGCGATGCTGGCCGGGGTGAGCGTGGACCACTACGTCCGGCTGGAGCAGGGCCGGACGCTGCACTTCTCCGACGCCGTCCTCGACGCCGTGGCCCGCGCGCTGCGCCTGGACCCGGCCGAGCGCGACCACCTGCACCGGCTCGCGCGGCCGTCGTCCGGCACGGCCCCGTCGCCGCAGGAGGTGCGGCCGGGGCTGCGGCGCCTGCTGGACCAGGCGGGGGACGTGCCCGGCTACGTCCTCGGGCGCGACCTCGACGTCCTCGCGTGGAATCCGCTGGCCTGCGCGCTGCTCGCCGACTTCGGCGCGCTGCCGCCCCGCGAGCGCAACCTCGCCCGGCTGATCTTCCTGGACCCGCGGCTGCGCGACCTCTACGTCGACTGGCGCGGCAAGGCCGGGGACGTGGTGGCGTTCCTGCGGCTGGACGCGTCCCGCCGTCCGGGGGACCCGGCGACGACCGCGCTGGTCGAGGAACTGTCCGCGCTCAGCCCCGACTTCCGGACGCTCTGGGCCGAGCACCGCCTCAAGGACAAAACGCACGGACGGTACGTCTACCGGCATCCCGTCGTGGGCGAACTGGAACTGGGCTTCGAGACGCTGCGCCTGCCCGACGACCCGGACCAGGCGTTCATCGCGCACACCGTCGAACCGGGCTCGCCGTCCGAGACCGCGCTGCGCCTCCTCGCGAAGACCGCGACGGGCCGCTGATCAGGGCTTGCGGGCGACGACGCCGTACTGGGCGACGAGCGGGGGCTCGACGCCGTCCCGGCGCTTCGGGGCGCGCCAGCGCGAGCAGGACACCAGACCGGGTTCCTCCAGCTCCAGGCCGTGCAGGAAGGCGGCGACCTGCACGCCCGTCCGGGCGCGGAGCGGCGGTTCGGCGTTGCTGTTGAAGAACTCCATCGCCTCGGTGTTGGCGTCGCCGCCGAGTTCCAGCGTCGGGTGCGTGATCGCGACGTAGGAACCGGACGGGACGGCCGCGACGAGATCGTCCACCACGGCCTGCGCCTCGCCGTCGTCCAGGACGAAGTTGAGGATGCCGAGCATCATGATCGCCACGGGCTCGTTCAGCTCCAGCGTGCGGCGGGCCCGGGCGAGGACGGCCTCGGTGTCGCGGACGTCGGCCTCCATGTAGTCGGTCGCGCCCTCGGGCGTGCTGGTCAGGAGCGTCCGCGCCTGCCGCAGGACGAGCGGGTCGTTGTCCACGTACAGGACGCGGGCGGCGGGCGCGACGCGCTGCGCGACCTCGTGGGTGTTGTCGGCGGTCGGCAGGCCCGTCCCGAGGTCGAGGAACTGCCGGACGCCGCGCTCGCCGGCGAGGAACCGCACCGCGCGGCCGAGGAACGCCCGGTCGGCGCGGGCGACCTGGACGATGCTCGGATACATGCGGTAGACGCGGTCGCCGACCAGCCGGTCCGCGGTGAAGTTGTCCTTGCCGCCGAGCCAGTAGTTCCAGACCCGGGCGTTCTGCGCGGTCTCCGTGCGCAGGTCAGGCTGCTCGTTCGCCATGCAGGTCATCATTCCCCACCGGCCGCGCCTCCACCGGCCGCGCGGGGACGCGCGTGACGCGGTCGAGGAAGACGGCGAGAACGACGATGGCGACGGCGCCCTCGAACCCGGTGGCGGCGCTGACGCGGTCCAGGCCCGTCAGGACGACGCCGCCGAGCCCGCCCGCGCCGACCAGCCCGGCCGTGACGACCATCCCCAGAGCCGGAACAACGATCCGGTTCGCTTCCTCGGGGTCCGGCCGGTCGCGCAGCCCGGACTCGACGAGCCGCACGGCGGCCGGAAGCGCGAACACGGCCGTGGCGACGACGCCGGGCGTCGTCCCGATGCTGAACAGGAACGCGGCCGGAACGAGGTAGACGAACACCGGCACCGAGGGCACACCGTCCAGGACGGGCCGCACGACCCGCTTCGCCGCCGCGTACCGCGCGACGACGAGCCCGATCGGCACCGCGACCGCCAGCGCGACGACCGCCGAGACGGCGACCAGCGACAACGAGTCCATCGCGGGCCGCCACAGCCGCATGCCGTCGATCAGCGCGAACCCGGCGAACGTGAACAGAGCGAGCCGCCAGCCGCGCGCCGCGTACGCCAGCGCGGCGAGCAGCGCGGTCAGGACGAGCGGAGGAAAGAACGCGAGAACGCCGCCGAGCCCGTCCACCAGGTCGGTCACGACGGTCGCGAACCCGTCGAAGAACACGCCGCCATGAGCGACGGACCAGGACGCGCCTTCAGCGAACCACCGGCCGACCGGAACGCGAGGAACGTCCCGGCTCAAAACGGTAGTAAGGCGGGGGGCTGAACAACGCATCGCTCGAAACTACTCGCCCCGGAGAAGCGGCCGTCAAACCTCCGTGCGGTGGAAGTTCAGATACGACCGCGACGGCGTCGGCCCACGCTGGTTCTGATACCGCGACCCGTACTTGGGCGACCCGTACGGGTACTCGGCGGGGGAGCTCGTCCGGAACAGGCACATCTGCCCGATCTTCATGCCCGGCCAGAGCTTGATCGGCAGCGTGGCGACGTTCGACAGCTCCAACGTGACATGCCCGTTGAACCCTGGATCGATCCACCCGGCCGTCGAGTGCGTGAGCAGCCCGAGCCGTCCGAGCGAACTCTTCCCCTCCAGCCGCGCGGCGAGATCGTCCGGCAACGCGAACACCTCGTACGTGGACGCGAGAACGAACTCACCCGGATGCAGCACGAACGCCTCA
Proteins encoded in this region:
- a CDS encoding TIGR03086 family metal-binding protein, yielding MTLDTAAARAATLLAEVPDALLTAPTPCAGLSVAGLIEHFDTLALRLTATAGKRPRPDPSGTGLRSDWRGGVPARLKILAEAWADPAAWEGVTSLAGREVPAAFAGTHTLNELVLHGWDLARAVRLPYTADAADVTACIGLLESLPDEFRALGVFGAPVPVPPDAPGLDRLVALSGRDPSWTPPA
- a CDS encoding (Fe-S)-binding protein, which translates into the protein MFWVTLIIGIVGAAVTLALAGRRVLFLWKLFKSGQPDPERVLQVKRDPKADIEGQVVEVMGQRKLLKWTIAGMAHFAVMWAFILLATVYLEAAVALLFGLDAKIPGLQTWAPIGFVQDTIALACTLGLVVFAIIRIKNSPKKLDRKSRFKGSHTGGAWVILFMIFNVVWTMFFFRGVEWANGNLDYGKGAYFSWLVGQPFKGTSHDTLEVLESIGLLLHIGVALVFLVIVVNSKHLHIFIAPLNVMFKRRPDGLGPAQPMMSKGKPLDFEEADPDEDTFGRGKIEDFTWKGYLDMATCTECGRCQSQCPAWNTGKPLSPKMVILELRDHAFAKAPYLLASEEEREKFTDEQKTAMQVDKELVGEDGVIHPDVLWSCTNCGACVEQCPVDIEHIDHILDMRRFQVMIESSFPSEAGVMLKNLENKGNPWGMSEMKRLEWIEELDFEVEVVDEKLPEDTEYLFWVGCAGALEDRAKKTTKAVAELLHIAGVKFAVLGPMEACTGDPARRLGMEFVFQMLGQQNVETLNEAGAKKIVATCPHCFNTLANEYPQIGGNYEVVHHTQLLAHLVEEGKLTPVTPIEENITYHDPCFLGRHNKVYKQPRDIMATVPGVKTQEMHRHKDRGFCCGAGGARMWMEERIGKRINTERVDEALETNPDTVSTACPFCLVMLGDAINEKKNEGLAKESLEVVDVSQLLIRSIKGEKEPAAAE
- a CDS encoding aldo/keto reductase, whose protein sequence is MVSTAQLGTTGMTVSRLGFGSWAVAGTGWGFGWGATDDAESVATIRHAVESGVNWIDTAAVYGLGHSEEIVGKAVAGLPEADRPLLFTKVGLVWDAADPLAPPLRCMKPASVRRELEDSLRRLGVERIDLYQVHWPDTGTPLGTVGSASGDIGPDATPLEEYWQVMADLKAEGKVRAIGLSNHSVEQLDAAERIAHVDAIQPPFSAVRRSAADEVAWARAHGTGVIAYSPLVSGLLTGTFSADRVAALPADDWRATHPDFTSGLAANLRVADALRPVAARHGASVTEVALAWVLAWPGITGAIVGARRPAQVDGWIGASALTLAPADLDEIAAVAAHAGSGPVRP
- a CDS encoding helix-turn-helix transcriptional regulator, which translates into the protein MALDRRTELGAFLRSRRARLRPDDLGLPGHGGRRRVPGLRREELAMLAGVSVDHYVRLEQGRTLHFSDAVLDAVARALRLDPAERDHLHRLARPSSGTAPSPQEVRPGLRRLLDQAGDVPGYVLGRDLDVLAWNPLACALLADFGALPPRERNLARLIFLDPRLRDLYVDWRGKAGDVVAFLRLDASRRPGDPATTALVEELSALSPDFRTLWAEHRLKDKTHGRYVYRHPVVGELELGFETLRLPDDPDQAFIAHTVEPGSPSETALRLLAKTATGR
- a CDS encoding SAM-dependent methyltransferase, with the protein product MANEQPDLRTETAQNARVWNYWLGGKDNFTADRLVGDRVYRMYPSIVQVARADRAFLGRAVRFLAGERGVRQFLDLGTGLPTADNTHEVAQRVAPAARVLYVDNDPLVLRQARTLLTSTPEGATDYMEADVRDTEAVLARARRTLELNEPVAIMMLGILNFVLDDGEAQAVVDDLVAAVPSGSYVAITHPTLELGGDANTEAMEFFNSNAEPPLRARTGVQVAAFLHGLELEEPGLVSCSRWRAPKRRDGVEPPLVAQYGVVARKP